A genomic stretch from Desulfohalobium retbaense DSM 5692 includes:
- a CDS encoding transketolase, which produces MGCTWGPRRGQWLDGEDIPSTTGLTSDERAYLEHFDAVYRALCAMLYNYVPTSGHPGGSISCGRFVANLIWNHMDYDLGAPDEAAADQIVFAAGHKALGLYAMWALRDEIAAQYAPGILPELWQQRLRLEDLLGFRRNPASMTPLRHRFQAKSLDGHPTPATPFVPLATGASGVGLCGAIGLALGFKDYYGDNAPRVHVVEGEGGLTPGRVSEALASAGTAGLDNLVLHLDWNQSSIDVDRVCRDAAGPGQYVQWEPAELLRLHDWNVICVEDGTDWSGIDRAQAKALSFSNGQPTAIVYRTTKGWQYGIEGRKSHGAGHALCSTSFYELLEPVLQELHGNLPSCSAAEVPACASADGDEIREACFWQALEQVRSLLGEAPACCRWLAGGVQQARERLLEQGRQSRFSSPPNVEAIGQAAGRLGSTVPSDMAVAPNSSETLRGALGKALGYWNRVAGGAVLTSSADLLDSTSVSQAGRDWPQGLYQSRDNPDTRLFAAGGICEDNMAGMIAGLAATRRYLGVGSSYGAFMAPLGHIAARLHAISCQARAERTGEPPLPLVMVCGHAGLKTGEDGPTHADPQALQLLQGNFPAEACVTLTPWEPAEVFPLLARSLALRPAVIAPFVTRPKETVPDREALGLAPVSAAVQGLYCLRESGGEPDIVLVLQGSGVTLTFVNDVLPQLIADGIDPQVFVVSSAELFDSLEPREQEEVFSVRAAERAMGITGFTLPTLYRWVTSPLGRQCSLHPFAEGHYPGSGRAEQVLGQAGLDARGQLAAIYRYLSLRA; this is translated from the coding sequence ATGGGCTGTACATGGGGACCGCGGCGCGGTCAATGGCTGGATGGCGAAGATATCCCGTCAACCACGGGACTGACAAGCGATGAACGTGCGTATCTGGAGCATTTCGATGCTGTTTATCGGGCACTTTGCGCGATGCTCTATAACTATGTCCCAACTTCGGGACATCCCGGCGGCTCGATTTCCTGCGGCCGGTTCGTGGCCAATTTGATCTGGAACCATATGGATTACGATCTCGGCGCCCCGGACGAGGCCGCCGCCGACCAGATTGTTTTTGCCGCCGGGCACAAGGCGCTGGGGCTCTATGCCATGTGGGCCCTGCGTGATGAAATCGCCGCCCAGTATGCGCCCGGGATATTGCCGGAGTTGTGGCAGCAACGCCTGCGGCTTGAGGATCTGCTTGGCTTTCGGCGCAATCCGGCCTCGATGACCCCGCTGCGGCACCGGTTCCAGGCCAAGTCCCTGGACGGGCACCCGACTCCGGCCACCCCATTTGTCCCGCTGGCCACAGGCGCTTCAGGAGTCGGCCTGTGCGGTGCGATCGGCCTGGCTCTGGGGTTCAAGGATTACTATGGGGACAATGCCCCGCGGGTCCATGTGGTCGAAGGCGAGGGCGGTCTGACGCCGGGACGGGTCAGCGAAGCCCTGGCCAGCGCTGGCACGGCTGGCCTGGACAATCTCGTGCTCCATCTGGACTGGAACCAGTCCTCCATTGATGTGGATCGTGTCTGCCGCGATGCTGCCGGCCCCGGTCAATACGTCCAGTGGGAGCCAGCGGAACTGCTCCGCCTGCACGACTGGAACGTCATCTGCGTCGAAGACGGCACCGATTGGTCGGGCATCGATCGGGCTCAGGCCAAGGCGTTGTCCTTCTCCAACGGCCAGCCTACGGCCATCGTCTACCGCACGACCAAAGGGTGGCAATACGGTATTGAAGGCCGCAAATCGCATGGGGCTGGGCATGCCTTGTGTTCGACCTCGTTTTACGAACTCCTGGAACCGGTTTTGCAGGAATTGCACGGCAACCTTCCTTCCTGTTCCGCCGCCGAGGTGCCGGCCTGTGCCTCCGCTGACGGCGACGAGATCAGGGAAGCCTGTTTTTGGCAAGCATTGGAACAAGTTCGCTCCCTGCTCGGTGAGGCGCCCGCATGCTGCCGCTGGCTGGCTGGCGGAGTGCAGCAGGCCAGAGAGCGCCTCCTGGAACAGGGGCGTCAGTCCCGGTTTTCTTCGCCCCCGAATGTGGAGGCAATTGGACAGGCGGCAGGACGTTTGGGCAGCACTGTTCCGTCGGATATGGCCGTGGCCCCCAATTCTTCGGAAACCTTGCGCGGGGCTCTGGGCAAGGCTCTCGGCTACTGGAACAGGGTCGCCGGTGGGGCGGTTCTCACCTCCTCGGCCGATCTCCTTGATTCGACCAGCGTCAGCCAGGCCGGGCGCGACTGGCCCCAGGGATTGTACCAGAGCCGGGACAACCCAGACACGCGGCTGTTTGCCGCCGGCGGGATCTGTGAAGACAATATGGCTGGGATGATCGCTGGGCTTGCGGCTACGCGGCGGTATCTCGGGGTCGGTTCTTCGTATGGGGCGTTTATGGCCCCATTGGGGCATATCGCTGCGCGACTGCACGCCATCTCATGCCAAGCCCGTGCCGAGCGCACCGGCGAACCCCCGCTGCCCCTGGTTATGGTTTGCGGCCACGCCGGTTTGAAGACTGGCGAGGACGGGCCAACGCACGCTGATCCCCAGGCCTTGCAGCTACTCCAGGGCAATTTCCCGGCCGAGGCGTGTGTGACCCTGACGCCGTGGGAACCGGCCGAAGTTTTTCCGTTATTAGCCCGGAGCCTGGCGTTGCGCCCGGCAGTCATCGCCCCGTTTGTGACTCGCCCGAAAGAGACGGTTCCAGACCGCGAAGCGTTGGGCTTGGCGCCGGTTTCTGCAGCGGTCCAGGGGCTTTATTGTCTGCGCGAGAGCGGGGGCGAGCCGGATATTGTCCTCGTCTTGCAGGGCAGCGGCGTGACCCTGACCTTTGTCAACGATGTTCTGCCTCAGCTGATTGCCGATGGAATCGATCCCCAGGTTTTTGTGGTCTCCAGTGCTGAATTATTCGATAGCCTGGAGCCGCGAGAGCAGGAGGAGGTTTTTTCCGTCCGTGCGGCTGAGCGCGCCATGGGGATCACCGGTTTCACCCTGCCGACATTGTATCGCTGGGTGACGTCGCCGCTGGGCCGGCAATGCTCGCTGCACCCCTTTGCCGAGGGGCATTATCCGGGTAGCGGCCGGGCGGAGCAGGTCCTTGGCCAAGCTGGTCTCGACGCCCGGGGCCAGCTGGCAGCGATCTACAGGTATCTTTCCCTGCGAGCGTGA
- a CDS encoding TraB/GumN family protein, producing the protein MSDTPSSLPENIQHVQLADKEVYLLGTAHVSPSSVQDVQDSVAALSPDTICIELCPSRYQAMRNQDAWKKMDILRVLKERKAVLLLAQLLMTAFYRKLGEQLGVQPGAEMLEGARQADATGAHLVLADRDVQITLRRVWGYLSWWQKIKMAFQIMVSLLAADGVDAEQVESLKEQDQLEAVMESFGKSLPEVKKRLIDERDIYLAEKIRRAPGQKILAVVGAGHVAGIREAVHEENDLAPLETTPPKSVWPTVLKWAIPALIIGLLVYGFFQGGAAHSIESISIWILVNGVLSSLGAALALAHPLTILITFVAAPLTSLNPMFAAGWAAGIVQAWVRRPTVTDLEDLPLALTSIKAFWFNPVCRILLVVVLANLGSSLGSFVAGSWIAVRSF; encoded by the coding sequence ATGTCGGACACCCCTTCTTCACTTCCCGAAAACATCCAACACGTCCAACTGGCAGATAAAGAGGTCTACCTCCTGGGCACCGCGCATGTCTCTCCAAGCAGCGTCCAGGACGTCCAGGACAGTGTGGCCGCGCTTAGTCCGGACACCATCTGTATCGAGCTCTGTCCCTCGCGCTACCAGGCCATGCGCAACCAGGACGCCTGGAAAAAGATGGATATCCTGCGCGTGCTTAAGGAACGCAAGGCCGTACTGCTTTTAGCCCAACTCCTGATGACCGCGTTTTATCGCAAACTGGGCGAACAACTCGGTGTCCAACCCGGCGCCGAAATGCTCGAAGGTGCCCGGCAGGCAGACGCCACCGGAGCCCATCTCGTGCTGGCCGATCGCGACGTGCAGATCACCCTGCGGCGGGTTTGGGGCTACCTCTCCTGGTGGCAAAAAATCAAAATGGCCTTTCAGATCATGGTCTCCCTGCTGGCCGCAGACGGCGTCGACGCCGAGCAGGTTGAATCTTTGAAAGAACAGGACCAGCTTGAAGCGGTCATGGAAAGTTTCGGCAAATCTCTCCCCGAGGTCAAAAAGCGGCTCATTGATGAGCGCGACATCTACCTGGCGGAAAAAATCCGTCGCGCCCCAGGGCAAAAAATCCTGGCCGTGGTTGGCGCCGGGCATGTCGCCGGCATCCGCGAGGCCGTGCATGAGGAAAACGACCTGGCCCCTTTGGAAACAACGCCGCCGAAATCGGTCTGGCCCACAGTATTGAAGTGGGCGATTCCGGCGCTGATCATCGGCCTGCTGGTTTACGGATTTTTCCAGGGCGGCGCCGCCCATTCCATTGAATCCATCTCCATCTGGATCCTGGTCAACGGGGTTTTGTCCTCTCTGGGCGCAGCCCTGGCCCTGGCCCATCCCTTGACTATCCTGATCACCTTTGTTGCGGCCCCACTGACCAGTCTCAATCCCATGTTCGCAGCCGGCTGGGCGGCCGGCATCGTCCAGGCCTGGGTCCGGCGTCCGACCGTCACCGACCTTGAAGATCTGCCTCTGGCTCTGACCAGCATCAAGGCCTTCTGGTTCAACCCGGTTTGCCGAATCCTTCTCGTTGTGGTACTGGCCAATCTCGGGAGCTCGTTGGGATCCTTCGTCGCCGGAAGCTGGATTGCTGTGCGAAGCTTTTAA
- a CDS encoding DEAD/DEAH box helicase: MTDQYASNASQSKHEYSATSLEDLSPRIQEACRSAGWSSLAPVQARSIPVLLRGDDLMVQSRTGSGKTGAFLLPMLERLNPDQAACQALILVPTRELARQVHAEAQTLFKGSGLRTAAVFGGVGYKEQFDALREGAHVVVGTPGRILDHLLKGSFATKKLRILVMDEADRMLSMGFYQDMVQIRGYLPQSVESSYLFSATFPSHVLRLSSQFLIDPGFLSLSSDTLNVAEIEHSYYVVPAVQRERSLLRILEYLNPVSALIFCNTKSDVQFVTTVLQRFGLDADQLTSDLRQNKRDQVLGRIKAGNLRLLVATDVAARGIDIPDLSHVIQYQPSEDPELYVHRAGRTGRAGASGEAVTLVAGMEKIKLNQVAKKFRIPLQEQELPSEETVNDMVGQRLTAILEAELRSRDLVQQERAKRFVKLARELGQNDDAAMLLGMLLDEAAQKASQGPAAPSEEEPPSEPKQDKPKANKKRRRPRRKKTRQSSDNDSNSSQGN, from the coding sequence ATGACCGATCAATACGCCTCGAACGCTTCCCAGTCCAAACACGAATATTCCGCCACCTCGCTGGAGGACCTTTCTCCGCGCATACAAGAGGCTTGCCGCTCAGCCGGCTGGTCCAGCTTGGCTCCGGTGCAGGCCAGAAGCATACCGGTTCTGCTGCGCGGTGACGACCTCATGGTCCAATCCCGGACCGGCAGCGGCAAGACCGGAGCCTTTCTCCTGCCCATGCTGGAACGCCTGAACCCGGATCAAGCCGCCTGTCAGGCCTTGATCCTCGTCCCCACTCGGGAACTGGCCCGGCAGGTCCACGCCGAGGCCCAGACGTTATTCAAGGGTTCAGGACTTCGCACAGCCGCTGTCTTTGGCGGAGTTGGCTATAAAGAACAATTCGACGCTCTGCGTGAAGGCGCCCATGTCGTTGTAGGCACCCCGGGGCGGATCCTCGACCACCTGCTCAAAGGCAGTTTCGCCACCAAAAAACTGCGTATCCTGGTCATGGACGAAGCCGATCGGATGTTATCCATGGGGTTTTACCAGGACATGGTCCAGATCCGGGGCTATCTTCCGCAATCCGTTGAAAGCAGCTACCTCTTCTCTGCCACATTTCCCTCTCACGTCCTGCGCCTGTCGAGTCAGTTTCTGATCGATCCCGGTTTTTTGAGCCTCAGCAGCGACACCCTCAACGTCGCAGAGATCGAGCATTCCTACTATGTGGTTCCCGCGGTGCAGCGCGAACGGAGCCTGCTGCGCATTCTGGAATATCTCAATCCGGTTTCGGCGCTTATTTTCTGCAATACGAAAAGTGATGTTCAATTCGTGACCACGGTCCTGCAACGTTTTGGCCTCGACGCGGACCAGTTGACCTCGGACCTGCGACAAAACAAACGCGACCAGGTCCTTGGACGCATCAAGGCCGGAAACCTGCGTCTTCTCGTGGCCACGGATGTCGCTGCCCGGGGGATCGACATCCCCGATCTTTCCCATGTCATCCAGTACCAGCCTTCGGAAGACCCCGAACTCTATGTCCACCGGGCTGGGCGGACCGGACGTGCTGGCGCCAGCGGCGAGGCGGTGACCCTCGTGGCCGGGATGGAGAAGATCAAGCTCAATCAGGTCGCCAAAAAATTCCGCATCCCGCTGCAGGAGCAGGAACTGCCTTCGGAGGAAACAGTCAACGATATGGTCGGGCAACGGTTGACCGCTATCCTCGAAGCTGAACTCCGCTCCCGTGATCTTGTCCAGCAGGAACGCGCCAAGCGATTTGTCAAACTCGCCAGAGAACTGGGCCAAAACGACGACGCCGCCATGTTGCTGGGCATGCTCCTTGACGAAGCAGCGCAAAAAGCAAGCCAGGGGCCAGCCGCACCAAGCGAAGAGGAACCTCCTTCCGAGCCAAAGCAGGACAAGCCCAAAGCCAACAAGAAACGGCGGCGGCCTCGCCGGAAAAAAACTCGCCAGTCCTCCGATAACGACAGCAATTCCTCGCAGGGCAACTGA
- a CDS encoding RNA recognition motif domain-containing protein — translation MKNIYVGNLPFSSTEDEVRDLFAQYGEVQSVKLISDRDTGRPRGFGFVEMEDGGADKAIEALDGTTFGGRSLRVNEARERKPRQSNW, via the coding sequence ATGAAGAACATTTATGTTGGGAACCTGCCGTTCAGTTCCACGGAAGACGAAGTCCGCGATCTTTTCGCCCAATACGGCGAGGTCCAGTCGGTCAAACTCATTTCCGACCGCGACACTGGTCGCCCCCGCGGTTTTGGATTTGTTGAAATGGAGGACGGCGGCGCAGACAAGGCCATTGAAGCCTTGGATGGTACGACCTTCGGCGGCCGGAGCCTGCGGGTCAACGAAGCCCGCGAGCGCAAGCCGCGCCAGTCCAACTGGTAA
- a CDS encoding class I SAM-dependent RNA methyltransferase, whose amino-acid sequence MSDSLMRLRVEKLIWRGRGLARPADAPVVIVEPGVLPGEEIQARITKRHKDYLRAKCETVLEPASERRPHPCPASPACGGCRFGITSQRTQLALKQAIMADTLRRHLGKEVPASVLESPQVVPSPKGWRYRWRGQLHVHQGQPHLLGQGSHAKVPIERCLLFARPLAEALPRLARDLPDGRHTVAASPVDHAVASALETHRLSLPLPGGLAVDVLPQTFFQANQSLNPTLVEHIRSWCPAGSRVADLYAGAGNFGLPLAQAGNPVFAVEGDGPALQAARTTAARSGLDHWQGRQADLRHERAWKPILEFQPDVVVADPPRSGSGPVCRHLLHIPSLERIIWISCDLTNSARDVRSFLTQGWQLTSLALFDMFPQTWHMEGVFILDRRGSNG is encoded by the coding sequence ATGTCTGATTCCCTCATGCGCCTGCGCGTCGAGAAACTCATCTGGCGTGGCCGCGGTCTGGCCCGCCCGGCTGACGCTCCGGTTGTCATTGTCGAACCCGGCGTATTGCCCGGTGAGGAAATCCAGGCCCGGATCACAAAACGGCACAAGGACTACCTGCGCGCCAAGTGCGAGACGGTCCTCGAGCCCGCTTCCGAACGCCGACCCCACCCTTGTCCGGCCTCGCCAGCCTGCGGTGGCTGCCGCTTTGGCATCACCTCCCAAAGGACCCAGCTGGCCCTCAAGCAAGCTATCATGGCCGACACCCTGAGGCGCCACCTCGGCAAAGAGGTCCCGGCTTCCGTCCTGGAGTCCCCTCAGGTGGTGCCCAGCCCCAAAGGGTGGCGCTACCGGTGGCGCGGCCAACTCCATGTCCATCAGGGACAGCCCCATCTGCTCGGACAGGGCAGTCATGCGAAAGTCCCCATAGAGCGTTGCCTGCTTTTTGCCCGTCCTCTGGCTGAGGCGTTGCCACGCTTGGCCCGCGATTTGCCGGACGGGCGGCACACCGTGGCCGCAAGCCCCGTGGACCACGCCGTCGCCAGCGCATTGGAGACACACCGTTTGTCTCTCCCTCTGCCTGGCGGACTGGCGGTCGACGTTCTGCCTCAGACATTTTTTCAGGCCAACCAGTCTCTGAATCCTACGCTCGTGGAGCATATCCGCTCCTGGTGCCCGGCAGGCAGCCGAGTGGCGGACCTGTATGCCGGGGCTGGCAATTTCGGCCTGCCTCTGGCCCAGGCCGGCAATCCCGTTTTTGCGGTGGAGGGCGACGGCCCCGCCCTGCAAGCCGCTCGAACCACCGCCGCCCGCTCCGGTCTTGACCACTGGCAGGGCCGACAGGCCGACCTTCGGCATGAACGGGCCTGGAAGCCCATCCTCGAATTCCAGCCCGACGTCGTTGTCGCCGACCCGCCCCGCTCCGGCAGCGGCCCTGTCTGTCGCCACCTGCTGCATATCCCCTCTCTTGAGCGCATCATCTGGATTTCCTGCGATCTGACCAACTCCGCCCGGGATGTGCGGTCCTTTTTGACCCAGGGATGGCAATTGACGTCACTGGCCCTTTTCGACATGTTCCCGCAGACGTGGCATATGGAGGGCGTCTTTATCCTTGATCGCCGCGGCTCGAACGGGTAA
- a CDS encoding long-chain-fatty-acid--CoA ligase, with protein sequence MIQDAIQRLWLESYDDEVSSSLRYESVPLYTYLDRAAAKTPKRPAIVFNHCKTSYARLKQMAETVAANFRANGVRQGDRVALMLPNLPQTIITYWGLLKAGAVVVMTNPLYMEKELSHHLADSGTRFLVTLDRLYAKVAPLRPQLPELRKIFVTGIEDGLRFPFKQLYTLKTRRSGEKVDIPFDDATVLPWKSLLKAGAPPVHPHINPHRDLAVLQYTGGTTGISKGVMLSHANMAANVQQCLAMLHRIGEKQETVLGLLPYFHIYGLTVCVNFATSIGATLVPFPRFAPIDVLKTIHKVRPTIFPSAPAVFQALLQHKDIQKYDLSSIQYCISGSAPIPRETINTFKELTGAEIIEGFGLTEASPITHLNPLRKKRKIGSIGLPFPDTDACIVDMEVGSLALPPGKVGELVIRGPQVMKGYWNRPDETATALRNGWLYTGDIAYMDEEGYFFIVDRKKDMIISGGYNIYPREIDEVLYEHPDIKEAVTVGISHPTRGEIVKAFVVPQDGVQLKKSDVISFCRQKLANYKVPKKVEFREELPKTMVGKVLRRALREEEEQKQTR encoded by the coding sequence ATGATCCAGGATGCAATCCAGCGGCTGTGGCTCGAGAGCTACGATGACGAAGTGAGCTCGAGTCTGCGTTACGAAAGCGTACCGCTGTATACCTATCTCGATCGGGCCGCGGCCAAGACGCCCAAACGCCCGGCTATCGTCTTCAACCACTGCAAGACCAGTTACGCCCGCCTCAAGCAGATGGCCGAGACCGTGGCCGCCAACTTCAGGGCCAACGGAGTGCGTCAGGGAGACCGGGTCGCGCTGATGCTGCCGAACCTGCCCCAGACGATCATCACCTACTGGGGCTTGCTCAAGGCCGGCGCGGTCGTCGTCATGACCAACCCCCTGTACATGGAAAAGGAACTCAGCCACCATTTGGCCGATTCCGGAACGCGGTTTCTGGTCACCCTGGACCGCCTTTACGCCAAAGTCGCCCCGCTCCGTCCCCAACTGCCCGAACTACGGAAAATTTTCGTCACCGGGATCGAAGACGGACTCCGGTTTCCCTTCAAGCAGCTCTACACCCTCAAGACCCGGCGATCCGGAGAAAAGGTCGATATCCCCTTTGACGACGCGACTGTCTTGCCCTGGAAGTCCCTCCTCAAAGCCGGTGCTCCGCCGGTTCATCCGCATATCAATCCCCACCGCGACTTGGCTGTCCTGCAATACACCGGCGGCACGACAGGTATATCCAAAGGGGTCATGCTCAGCCATGCCAATATGGCGGCCAATGTCCAGCAGTGCCTGGCCATGCTCCACCGAATCGGTGAAAAACAAGAAACCGTTCTCGGCCTGCTGCCCTATTTTCATATTTACGGACTGACTGTCTGCGTCAATTTCGCGACCTCCATCGGGGCGACCCTGGTCCCGTTTCCCCGCTTTGCGCCCATCGATGTCCTGAAAACCATCCACAAGGTCCGGCCGACGATTTTCCCGTCCGCTCCAGCCGTCTTCCAGGCCCTATTGCAGCACAAGGATATTCAGAAATACGACCTGAGTTCCATCCAGTATTGCATTTCCGGTTCAGCGCCCATTCCGCGGGAAACGATCAACACCTTCAAGGAACTCACCGGGGCTGAAATTATTGAGGGCTTTGGCCTGACCGAGGCCTCACCCATCACCCATCTCAATCCGCTGCGTAAAAAACGGAAGATCGGTTCCATCGGTCTGCCCTTTCCAGACACCGACGCCTGCATTGTGGACATGGAGGTCGGCAGTCTCGCCCTGCCGCCGGGCAAGGTCGGGGAACTCGTCATCCGGGGGCCGCAGGTTATGAAGGGCTATTGGAACCGGCCCGACGAGACGGCCACAGCCCTGCGCAACGGCTGGCTGTACACCGGCGACATTGCCTATATGGATGAAGAAGGGTATTTTTTCATCGTCGATCGGAAAAAAGACATGATCATCTCCGGCGGCTACAACATCTACCCCCGCGAAATCGACGAGGTGCTCTATGAGCATCCAGACATCAAAGAGGCCGTGACTGTCGGCATCTCCCACCCCACCCGGGGGGAAATCGTCAAGGCCTTTGTCGTTCCCCAGGACGGAGTCCAGCTCAAAAAGAGCGACGTCATCAGCTTCTGCCGCCAGAAACTCGCCAACTATAAGGTCCCCAAGAAGGTCGAATTCAGAGAGGAACTCCCCAAAACCATGGTCGGCAAAGTCCTCCGCCGCGCCCTGCGTGAGGAGGAGGAACAGAAACAGACGCGCTGA
- a CDS encoding YqaE/Pmp3 family membrane protein: MDLVRILIAILLPPLGVFLQVGIKWPFWINILLTLLGYVPGIVHAVWIIAKR, translated from the coding sequence ATGGATCTTGTTCGCATTCTGATAGCGATCTTGCTCCCCCCGCTCGGTGTTTTTCTCCAGGTCGGCATCAAATGGCCATTCTGGATCAATATCCTGTTGACCTTGCTGGGCTATGTGCCCGGCATCGTCCACGCGGTCTGGATCATCGCCAAGCGGTAA
- the dxs gene encoding 1-deoxy-D-xylulose-5-phosphate synthase, with protein MTVSSSSSILQAIQSPQDVQGLSLTELTTLAEELRQAIIEVVSTNGGHLAPSLGVVELTLALLKSFNPDQDRFVWDVGHQAYAYKLLTGRRDQFHTLRCLHGVSGFPNRSESPYDHFGVGHSSTSISAALGIAVGRDLAQQSNKVLAVIGDGSMTAGLAYEGLNQAGGLDRDLVVVLNDNEMSISKNVGALSSFLSRQLSSRWLVRFKRELEGRLRQIPRIGEDLVTYAKRSEESFKGLFTPGMLFEAFKFNYLGPIDGHDLRQMTDVFKQVRSLDGPVLVHVLTQKGRGYTPAEDNPTYFHGVGCFEPETGKSKKISSCSLPPYTKVFGRTLSQLARQNDRIVAITAAMPEGTGLGEFAEEFPDRFFDVGICEQHAVTFAAGLATEGYRPFVAIYSTFLQRSYDQIVHDVCLQNLPVTLCLDRGGLVGEDGATHHGAFDLSFLRHIPNLAVMAPKDEPELQDMLATALAHNGPVAVRYPRGVGPGHAIKDSATALPWARGEWLRSGSDAVVLAIGSRVEPALEAVAQLAEATGKEIGVLNLRFVKPLPVEEILEAARQSRRLLVVEENAAIGGMGSAVLECLAENDALDGIRVRRLGLPDAFVGHGPQKALRAEVGLDAAGISKALRDFLSE; from the coding sequence ATGACAGTATCCTCATCATCTTCCATCCTCCAGGCGATCCAGTCTCCGCAGGATGTTCAGGGGTTGTCCCTGACGGAACTGACGACCCTGGCTGAAGAATTGCGGCAGGCCATTATTGAGGTCGTGTCCACCAACGGCGGACATCTGGCCCCTTCACTCGGGGTCGTGGAATTGACCCTGGCGCTGTTAAAGAGCTTCAACCCGGACCAGGACCGCTTTGTCTGGGACGTGGGGCACCAGGCCTATGCCTACAAGCTCCTGACCGGCCGCCGGGACCAATTCCATACCTTGCGCTGTCTGCACGGGGTCAGCGGATTCCCCAACCGCAGCGAAAGCCCTTACGACCATTTTGGCGTCGGCCATTCGAGCACCTCGATTTCCGCAGCCCTGGGTATCGCTGTGGGGCGTGATCTGGCGCAACAATCGAATAAGGTGCTGGCGGTCATCGGCGACGGATCCATGACTGCGGGGCTGGCCTACGAGGGGCTCAATCAGGCTGGCGGGCTGGACCGTGATCTGGTCGTGGTTCTCAACGACAACGAGATGTCTATTTCCAAGAATGTCGGCGCCCTGTCCTCATTTTTGAGTCGGCAGCTCTCTTCGCGCTGGCTGGTGCGCTTCAAGCGTGAACTCGAAGGGCGCTTGCGGCAGATTCCCCGGATCGGCGAGGATCTGGTGACCTACGCCAAGCGCAGTGAAGAGTCGTTCAAGGGGCTCTTCACGCCGGGAATGCTTTTTGAAGCCTTTAAGTTCAATTATCTGGGGCCTATTGACGGCCACGACCTGCGGCAGATGACTGATGTCTTCAAGCAGGTACGTTCTTTGGACGGGCCGGTGCTCGTTCATGTCCTGACCCAGAAGGGGCGGGGGTATACCCCGGCCGAGGACAACCCGACCTATTTTCACGGCGTAGGGTGTTTCGAGCCGGAGACCGGAAAATCGAAAAAGATTTCCAGCTGCAGCCTGCCTCCATATACGAAAGTCTTTGGACGGACACTGAGCCAATTGGCCCGTCAAAACGACCGGATCGTGGCTATTACCGCTGCCATGCCCGAGGGCACCGGCCTTGGAGAATTCGCCGAAGAGTTCCCGGACCGATTTTTTGATGTCGGCATCTGCGAACAGCACGCCGTGACCTTTGCCGCCGGGTTGGCTACTGAGGGCTATCGGCCGTTTGTGGCCATTTATTCGACGTTTTTGCAACGTTCTTATGATCAAATCGTCCATGATGTGTGTCTGCAAAACTTGCCCGTGACTCTTTGCCTGGACCGAGGTGGTCTGGTCGGCGAAGACGGGGCGACCCATCACGGGGCCTTTGACCTCTCCTTTTTGCGCCATATCCCGAATCTGGCGGTCATGGCCCCTAAGGATGAGCCCGAACTCCAGGACATGCTGGCCACGGCTCTGGCCCATAATGGACCTGTGGCGGTACGCTATCCTCGGGGTGTGGGACCCGGCCATGCCATAAAGGACAGCGCGACCGCTCTGCCGTGGGCTCGGGGTGAATGGCTCCGCTCCGGCAGCGATGCCGTGGTGCTGGCCATCGGTAGCCGTGTCGAACCCGCCCTGGAAGCCGTAGCGCAGCTTGCTGAGGCGACTGGGAAAGAGATCGGGGTCCTCAATCTCCGCTTCGTTAAGCCGTTGCCCGTCGAGGAAATCTTGGAAGCGGCCCGGCAGAGCAGGCGCCTTCTGGTGGTCGAGGAAAATGCGGCCATCGGGGGAATGGGGTCGGCCGTGCTGGAATGTCTGGCTGAAAACGACGCCCTGGACGGTATCCGGGTTCGTCGGCTCGGCCTGCCCGACGCTTTTGTCGGGCACGGGCCGCAAAAAGCGCTGCGGGCCGAGGTTGGCCTTGATGCCGCTGGTATCAGCAAGGCATTGCGGGACTTTTTGAGCGAATAG